The stretch of DNA acatgacatttttatctacatttcTTTTTCTCTCCTTCTGTGTCTGCAGGTTTGATAGATTATTGGTGGTCCAGAGACAGGTAGGCTATGCCTCAGTTCACCTTCGCCTGCTTCTGTGGTCTTCATGGCCTCTGCAgaagaaaacagaaaaaggaGCAGGAAGGCCCACCGCAACATCAAAACTATGAAACTGAGGTTTGAGACGTCTGGACCGGAGCTTCTCGAGGTTTTAGTAGCTTACAAAGATGAACAAACGCAGATCAAGAAGATGTCAAGACATTGTTTATGATTGTAACTTCTGCTTATATAATATAAGGGCGTTTtacccagacagggcttaactaaaatgcatgttcgAGGtgctttaatttcaaaacaccttTTACTAACGTATCTTAACATgccttaagatgcacaccagtattgttttttgtaaggtttgtttgtaaaaactacttaaatgtccttatataactaaggcttaatctaaaccctgtctgggaaaccacccctataagtTAACCCAGGTATAGGTGAATGTGCAGGGATGTACTGTTGCACTTTTAAAACTTGCATTCACAATACCAGTTTGGACACACCTACAGTATACTTATTTATTCTCACTATTTATAGAtcattaaaattataaaataacactttttttaagattttgtgAAACATAAGTCAGCTAGAAGTGAATTAACTGGGATATACTGGTAGTTtatttcatgcttgacattttccTCAAACCCATGTTTAATGTTAAGATTTAAGCAAACACCAGATTGTAGatgcattttagattttttttcaaatatggaGGTATTGGTGTATTTTAAACAAACCCTCAGAAgaaaatagaaacatttttattaaaatgcaaGGTACATTTTGATATTAaaggttaattttttttaaagcaataaCAGGAATTTCTAGCACCTATGTGTGGTGCCCTTATTTATATTTACCAGATTGCTTATTTCTGCCTCCTAGGTAATTAAAGACCAACAGAGAGATCCTAGTGGTCTTCTTGCAAATGCCACCACAGTAAAGGATAGCTACCATCTGTCATTTCCCAATAACATTTCAAAATCTGGCCCCGGGCGAGTTTCACCTGACGCTTTCTCAATTATCGTGCCGAGATGCACCATGAATTTGAATGAAGCGTCCGGGTGTGGTTGGTACTGTATGTCCTAGGGAGAAGTCAGGTCACTACATTGAAGCATGTAATCAGGCTTATTCAAGCTGTCTGTTGGACCTTACCAATCGTACCACACCAGAACCGACTGGCGCCGTCGCGATAGACTGTGAAACATATTCCAATAAGAAATGAGATTTGGCACAACGTTTCCGTTTGTTTGGTTGATTCTGGATCGTCCCTAAGGACGCTGGCTTTGACAGTGATAAATAGACCGTTTAGTTCCAGATACATTTTTTGGATGCAAAATGGGTATGGTGGCCAAATCTGAACATGGCAGAATAATTAACTGTATTTTTGTTTGCCGCACAACGCAAAAATCAACCCGTAACCGTTATTTTGTCCGTTATCCTCTGCCCAGCAATGAGCCGTAATTGTGCTATTTTTAGTATGCGAGCGTACCCCCAAGCCTGTGTGAATAACCATCAGATCCACATTAATGTATTCAATTAAAGTGGAATTAGAAAAAAAACTCACCATGGCAACTCGCCTGACCAAAACTTTGGCCTTTGGGTGTGAAGTTTGAATGGGTTTGAAAATAGCAGTAATTGTGGTGGTAAATGGCAGCCCTCATTAGCCGAGGTGATTATGCAGTTCATGCACGCTCGCGTGGGGCGACGCAATTAATCTTTCTCAACAGGAAGCAGTCCAGGATGACGGATGCCCTAAATCTGATGTCACCCAAACAAAAGGCAGAGCACTGAAACTTGGGCTAATCGCCTTATATACAGAGGGCTTACGAAAACAATTTTAGCTTAGCTTTGTTTTCGTTAAAGAGAAAATCTTTAATCAGCTTTCTCGCATATTCGTACTTAAGAGCTCGGAGGATGTGTTTGTGTCAGAAATAGCATTCAAATCAGTTTTCTTTCGTTCGCCTCTTTCGTTTGACCTCCAAGTGGTGCTACTTTATAAAAGACGACGAGTCGAATTTCACATCAATTAAAGAGACGTGTCAAACGAGCATGTGCCGAACCGATTTTAGCGAGGTGAACGTGTGTTTATCGCAGCAGAAGATCGGAGCTGTCTGTCTGTGGGTGGATCTGATTTAATGAGCAAGAGATTTCAACAACCTCTCATTATAATCTCCAGTCATCCTAACTGATGTAAACCTTCCAGTGTTTTTAACAATAACTGTGTGAAGTCCTATCGGCAAGCAAAATTTAATTATGAACAGGTACAGGTATGTGAACCGAAATAATATTACTGTAAATGAGATTAAAGATATGTAAATGTTGTTGTCATACAGTAACAGATCTAAGGCAGATTGAGATCCAGATTGTCCAGTGCTTTTATTGTTTTCTGTACAATTAAATAACATTTTCACTGCCAACCAGGACAAAAACGCATCATACAAGTAGTTCATTTTAGTCAATATTCTGAAAAGCTTTTTCTCCACAGTCACTCTCAAATCTAATTTGCAGTCATgttttcaaaggttttattgaAGGCGCCATGTTGTATCTACTGTATGAACTGTTATGGATTATCAGATTGTCTCTTAATGACTCTTATATAAATCTATTGTATGGCTTCAGAACTCATAAAACATTGTAAAGCATACTTTTATAATACTTTAGTCTTATTTTCTGGTTCAGTTCAAGGCAGAATAATTCATTGTCCGGCTTTGTTAGGTAGGTATCTTTATTCGTACCAGCAGGTAAATTTGTTATGCAGTAAACAGATGACCAGATATAAACTCCAGCTATGGCGTTTCAGGAAATAATACAAGATCCAAAAGTTAAGCGGAGGAGTAAATGACAACatttcccagcaagcaattttacgtttaaaagacgtctaaaaCCGCCTAAACACAGACATCTAcgctaaaacaagacaaaattttGTCTGTCACTGAAATTTTATagatgtctaaccatagcccaaaaatacatgaaataaaaCAGCTTGTAATCACTGTCGACTTTACTCATgaaatgcgtataaatagcacgcaaTGTGAAAAGTTATGCAATACATATGCCAAATTCGAATACGAATACAGTCTTTCCCGTTCACTTAATACACCACATCTTTTAGTGAATTTCCTTTTTTAAACCCTTGTCGCTTGcatttagggttagatttgggatttgCTTTAGGATGTAATTTAATATATTGGAGTTAGAATTG from Paramisgurnus dabryanus chromosome 14, PD_genome_1.1, whole genome shotgun sequence encodes:
- the LOC141280742 gene encoding uncharacterized protein produces the protein MPQFTFACFCGLHGLCRRKQKKEQEGPPQHQNYETEV